In the genome of Bryobacteraceae bacterium, one region contains:
- a CDS encoding redoxin domain-containing protein, whose product MAEAGRVQPIGSPVSDFSLQRIGGGVETLEQYAENKRGVVVIFWSGVCSHCGRYDDYLNRFASRYPELGFVCLASRQNETKEMIGATAETRKLTFPILHDPDSGVAGRWFAQQTPRAYLLDAKLTLLYRGAIDNFMFPHEPEYVQYLEPAIEHFLAGKPVPRAETPSFGCDIRSVYYILPKSI is encoded by the coding sequence TTGGCTGAAGCCGGGCGGGTTCAACCGATTGGGTCGCCGGTGAGCGACTTTTCGCTGCAACGTATTGGCGGGGGCGTGGAGACGCTCGAGCAGTACGCTGAGAACAAGCGGGGCGTGGTGGTGATTTTCTGGTCGGGCGTATGCTCCCATTGCGGGCGATACGACGACTACCTCAACCGCTTCGCATCGCGTTACCCCGAGCTGGGATTCGTATGCCTGGCGTCGAGGCAGAATGAGACGAAAGAGATGATCGGCGCGACGGCGGAGACGAGGAAGCTGACATTCCCGATCCTGCACGATCCGGACTCGGGAGTGGCAGGGCGTTGGTTCGCGCAGCAGACGCCGCGGGCTTATTTGTTGGACGCGAAGCTGACGCTGCTGTACCGGGGCGCGATCGACAACTTCATGTTCCCGCACGAGCCGGAATACGTCCAGTACCTGGAGCCGGCGATTGAGCACTTCCTGGCCGGGAAGCCAGTACCGAGGGCCGAGACGCCCAGCTTCGGGTGCGACATTCGATCCGTTTATTACATCCTGCCAAAGTCAATATGA
- a CDS encoding redoxin domain-containing protein encodes MAATPTPQEVGCIVDDFRLPGIDGEQHTLNSYMEGRKGAVVLFWSGVCAHCVRYDGFLNEFAARYPDLALIGIASRTAETPDHIRKTIAERKLDFPILLDAGSVIAKRWYTQQTPRVFLIDAKRTLLYRGAIDNFKYPGDPEHAAYLEAAIAEFLGGKPVSRKETASFGCAIYTVYYDIPLKL; translated from the coding sequence ATGGCCGCGACACCGACTCCCCAGGAAGTGGGGTGCATCGTTGACGATTTCCGCCTTCCCGGCATCGACGGTGAACAGCACACTCTAAACTCGTACATGGAGGGCCGCAAAGGCGCCGTCGTCCTCTTCTGGTCCGGCGTTTGCGCCCACTGCGTTCGCTACGATGGCTTCCTCAACGAGTTCGCCGCGCGTTACCCGGACCTCGCCCTCATCGGCATCGCCTCCCGCACCGCCGAAACTCCGGACCACATTCGCAAGACCATTGCCGAGCGAAAGCTCGACTTCCCCATCCTCCTTGACGCCGGCAGCGTCATCGCCAAGCGCTGGTACACCCAGCAGACGCCGCGCGTCTTCCTGATCGATGCGAAACGCACATTGCTCTATCGCGGCGCGATCGACAACTTCAAATATCCCGGCGACCCGGAACACGCCGCTTACCTCGAGGCCGCCATCGCCGAGTTCCTCGGTGGCAAACCCGTCTCCCGCAAGGAAACCGCCAGCTTCGGGTGCGCGATTTACACTGTCTACTACGACATCCCCCTCAAACTATGA
- a CDS encoding FG-GAP-like repeat-containing protein, whose protein sequence is MSTPVNTFFRLVSGMIETGLYVANTAFETMQSAVNGVTAEPKQPLPAEPQVGSPEDLDSAVAEFANRLTTIARFTPWEPVPIGNAIVRAAQHSFANFNPWDPRNVALPLKLGLSMASLATQQGLRGLATYKVLGISRFPSFVADTIEMYTDVAIFISLEYRELIDNLERRLAEAPDDAGTRIELGTTLTKLGLYDSAIEHLTKAAENPGRKGLALHELAVAHHRAGQLEQAARTGVDALIANPENQRALYWLWLTATRMGGYPEFVTAKHRMEVKAGYATPTVEFEDIAAKVGLDKISAGRGLAIFDYNNDGYMDVVVTATHGGVNLFRNNGDGTFTDVSVGSGLEYCVNSFAISVGDYNNDGYPDLYITRLGFFQGHCQLFRNNGDGTFTDVTKEAGVEVWGPTFAATWVDYDCDGHLDLFVCSNLGQLFDRKTPNRLFHNNGDGTFTDVTETCGLSTFWPTIGAAFGDYNDDGYPDLFLSNSLGRSQLYRNNGDGTFTDISSEAGVTSLCIGSVTFWCDYNNDGRLDIMQWSWSDHEDFIYSLRHGHGPPDGQPIRIYENNGDGTFKLRNWDIGLDGCWGSMSGNAGDFNNDGFIDIVLGNGSPRMDRLDPTILLEFDGKKFRNTTFAAGLPLYSKGHGATLADLFGDGRLSVLVAAGGAYPGDLLAMRVFYPKKLPGNYLNVRLVGVQSNRSAIGARVTVESGDLRQLREVSGGSNFGCMPLELHFGLGERKAIDKLEIRWPSGRRQSFEKLPANKTLEFTEGDASWVDVYARAKAAKPVLATRE, encoded by the coding sequence ATGAGCACACCTGTGAATACCTTCTTCCGGTTGGTTTCCGGAATGATCGAGACAGGCCTCTATGTGGCCAACACCGCGTTCGAAACGATGCAGAGCGCCGTGAACGGAGTGACCGCCGAGCCGAAGCAGCCGCTTCCGGCGGAGCCGCAGGTGGGCAGCCCGGAGGATCTCGATTCGGCCGTGGCCGAGTTCGCGAACCGGCTGACGACGATCGCGCGGTTCACGCCGTGGGAGCCGGTGCCGATCGGGAACGCGATTGTGAGGGCGGCGCAGCACAGCTTCGCGAATTTCAATCCGTGGGACCCGCGGAACGTGGCGCTGCCGTTGAAGCTGGGGCTCTCGATGGCATCGCTAGCGACGCAGCAGGGACTGCGCGGCCTGGCCACTTACAAGGTGCTGGGGATCAGCCGGTTTCCGAGCTTCGTGGCGGACACGATCGAGATGTACACGGACGTGGCGATTTTCATCTCGCTCGAGTACAGGGAATTGATCGACAACCTGGAACGGCGGCTGGCGGAGGCGCCCGATGACGCGGGAACGCGGATCGAACTCGGGACGACGCTGACGAAGCTGGGACTTTACGATTCGGCGATCGAACATCTCACCAAAGCCGCGGAGAATCCGGGCCGGAAAGGGCTCGCGCTGCACGAGCTTGCGGTGGCGCATCACCGCGCGGGCCAGCTCGAGCAGGCGGCGCGCACAGGCGTGGATGCGCTGATCGCGAATCCGGAGAATCAGCGGGCGCTCTACTGGCTGTGGCTGACGGCGACGCGAATGGGCGGCTATCCGGAATTTGTGACGGCGAAGCACCGGATGGAGGTGAAGGCCGGATACGCCACGCCGACGGTGGAATTCGAGGACATCGCCGCGAAGGTTGGGCTCGACAAGATCAGCGCGGGCCGCGGGCTGGCGATCTTCGACTACAACAACGACGGATACATGGACGTGGTGGTGACTGCCACGCACGGCGGCGTGAACCTGTTCCGGAACAACGGCGACGGGACGTTCACGGACGTTTCGGTGGGGTCCGGGCTCGAGTACTGCGTCAATTCGTTCGCGATCTCGGTGGGCGACTACAACAACGACGGGTATCCCGACCTCTACATCACGCGGTTGGGCTTCTTCCAGGGACATTGCCAACTCTTCCGGAACAACGGCGACGGCACGTTCACCGATGTGACGAAGGAAGCCGGCGTGGAGGTGTGGGGACCGACGTTCGCGGCGACATGGGTGGACTACGACTGTGACGGGCACCTGGATCTGTTCGTATGCAGCAACCTGGGGCAGCTGTTCGACCGGAAGACGCCGAACCGGCTGTTCCACAACAACGGCGACGGAACTTTCACGGATGTGACGGAAACGTGCGGCTTGTCGACGTTCTGGCCGACGATCGGCGCCGCGTTTGGCGACTACAACGACGACGGGTACCCGGACCTGTTTCTCTCCAACTCGCTCGGCCGTTCGCAGCTCTACCGGAACAACGGCGACGGCACGTTCACCGATATCAGCAGCGAGGCGGGAGTGACGAGCCTCTGCATCGGCAGCGTGACGTTCTGGTGCGACTACAACAACGACGGGCGGCTGGATATCATGCAGTGGTCGTGGTCCGACCACGAAGACTTTATCTACTCTCTTCGGCACGGGCACGGGCCGCCGGACGGCCAGCCGATTCGGATCTACGAGAACAATGGCGACGGCACGTTCAAGCTGCGGAACTGGGATATCGGGCTTGACGGCTGCTGGGGATCGATGAGCGGGAACGCGGGCGACTTCAACAACGACGGGTTCATCGACATCGTGCTGGGGAACGGGAGTCCGCGGATGGACCGGCTGGATCCGACGATTCTTCTGGAGTTCGACGGGAAGAAGTTTCGCAACACGACGTTCGCGGCCGGGCTCCCGCTGTACAGCAAGGGCCACGGCGCCACGCTGGCCGATTTGTTCGGCGACGGGCGGCTCTCGGTGCTGGTGGCGGCGGGCGGAGCGTATCCGGGAGACCTGCTGGCGATGCGCGTGTTCTATCCGAAGAAACTGCCGGGCAACTACCTGAATGTTCGGCTGGTGGGCGTGCAGAGCAACCGTTCGGCGATTGGCGCGCGAGTTACCGTGGAGTCCGGCGATCTGCGTCAGCTTCGCGAGGTGAGCGGGGGCAGCAACTTCGGGTGCATGCCGCTGGAGCTGCATTTCGGGCTCGGCGAGCGGAAGGCGATCGACAAGCTGGAGATCCGGTGGCCGAGCGGGCGTCGCCAGAGCTTCGAGAAACTGCCGGCGAACAAGACGCTCGAGTTCACCGAGGGCGATGCGAGCTGGGTGGACGTGTACGCACGGGCGAAGGCGGCGAAGCCGGTTCTGGCGACGCGGGAATAG